The segment GTTAAAAACCACCGGGGTACACATCTGTTATTCACCTTAACCGCAAACAGGAGTGCATTTGATGCCATCTCTCAAAGACCGCGAAAACGCTTTTGAAAACAAGTTTGCCCATGACGCAGAAATGCAGTTCAAGGCCGATGCACGGCGCAACAGGCTGTTGGGCCTTTGGGCGGCAGAGCTGCTGGGCAAAACCGGCGAGGCCGCAGCGGATTATGCGCGTGAGGTTGTGAAATCCGATTTTGAAGAGGCCGGTCACGAAGATGTCTATCGCAAGGTATCCGGTGATCTGGGTGACAAAACGGACGAAGCCACCCTGCGCGCCAAGATGGCCGAACTGATGGCGCAAGCCAAAGCGCAAATCGCGCAGGAAGCCGACTGATCCTGACAAATTGATGCGGTTTCTCCTCGAATAGAAACCGCATTTCGCCCGCGCGCGCCCCAAGCGTTAACGAATTGGACGGCCCGCCCCCGCTATCCTGCCTGTGGGGGACAAGCTTGGGGAAGATCGGGTATGAAGCGACAGTTTAGGGCTGCGTCTTGGACCGCAGTCGGGCGGATATCTGCGCCATTCCTGATCATGGGTGTCAGCC is part of the Sulfitobacter geojensis genome and harbors:
- a CDS encoding DUF1476 domain-containing protein, with protein sequence MPSLKDRENAFENKFAHDAEMQFKADARRNRLLGLWAAELLGKTGEAAADYAREVVKSDFEEAGHEDVYRKVSGDLGDKTDEATLRAKMAELMAQAKAQIAQEAD